A window of Mangifera indica cultivar Alphonso chromosome 13, CATAS_Mindica_2.1, whole genome shotgun sequence contains these coding sequences:
- the LOC123194933 gene encoding aspartic proteinase CDR1: MAAIPFSLIPPLIFFTFTTITFTASPKRVVIELIHRDSIHSPFHNHKQSLSNKAQQAINTSFARLAYLQSKTRSSSSSTSEEEEDYQADVFPSIDSSLFYLNFSIGRPPIPQFTVMDTGSSLLWIQCQPCINCFKQFGPIFNPAKSSTFNNVSCLSPYCRFSPGTRNKSCDKANSYSKCMYNQTYVHGPSSSGVLATDEIVFKTSDEGTTTVPEVIFGCGHDNGKLNDRQLSGVFGLGLGHLSLVSQLGRSFSYCIGNLYDPFYHHNKLVLGYGARIEGDSTPLEVINGRYYVTLKSISVGEKQLDLDVNIFKRRTWSNDGVIIDTGSPATWLIKEGFEALRDEVQSLLDMWLNRYWYSSWSLCYEGSAREDLVGFPVVRFEFEDGAELVLDRESLFLQAWPNVFCMAVFPSFVNGDAYTRLSLIGMMAQQNYNVAYDIDGRKLSFERIDCALLDD, encoded by the coding sequence ATGGCCGCCATTCCTTTCAGTCTCATTCCTCCTCTCATCTTCTTCACCTTCACAACCATCACCTTCACTGCTTCACCAAAACGGGTCGTTATCGAACTCATTCATAGAGACTCAATCCACTCTCCGTTTCACAATCACAAGCAGAGCCTCTCAAACAAAGCTCAACAAGCCATAAATACTTCCTTTGCTCGCCTCGCTTACTTACAATCCAAAACCagatcatcatcttcttcaacctctgaagaagaagaagattaccAAGCTGATGTTTTTCCCAGCATTGACTCGTCGTTATTCTACTTAAATTTCTCCATCGGCCGCCCTCCCATCCCACAGTTCACCGTCATGGACACCGGCAGCAGCCTGCTATGGATCCAATGTCAGCCTTGCATAAACTGTTTCAAACAATTTGGCCCCATTTTCAACCCTGCAAAATCTTCCACCTTTAATAATGTATCATGCTTGTCGCCTTATTGCCGCTTCTCGCCAGGCACCAGGAATAAGAGCTGTGATAAGGCTAACTCTTATAGCAAATGTATGTACAATCAAACGTACGTTCATGGTCCTTCCTCTTCCGGCGTCCTCGCCACCGATGAAATCGTCTTCAAAACGTCCGATGAGGGCACAACAACCGTTCCGGAAGTGATATTCGGCTGCGGCCATGACAACGGAAAGTTGAACGACCGTCAACTCAGTGGAGTTTTCGGCCTCGGCCTTGGCCATTTATCCCTCGTCTCTCAACTGGGTCGTAGCTTCTCTTACTGCATAGGCAACTTATACGATCCTTTCTACCACCACAATAAGCTCGTCCTGGGATACGGTGCGAGAATCGAAGGCGATTCGACGCCTCTCGAAGTCATCAACGGCCGTTACTATGTAACCCTAAAATCCATAAGCGTAGGAGAAAAACAACTCGACCTTGATGTGAATATATTCAAAAGAAGAACGTGGAGCAACGATGGAGTGATAATCGATACGGGGTCGCCGGCGACATGGCTGATAAAAGAAGGGTTTGAAGCTCTGAGGGATGAAGTGCAGAGTCTGCTGGACATGTGGCTAAACCGTTATTGGTACAGTTCGTGGAGTTTGTGCTACGAGGGGTCGGCGAGGGAGGACCTGGTGGGGTTTCCGGTGGTGAggtttgaatttgaagatggGGCGGAGCTGGTTTTGGATAGGGAGAGCTTGTTTCTTCAGGCGTGGCCGAATGTTTTCTGCATGGCTGTGTTTCCAAGCTTTGTTAATGGCGATGCCTACACCAGACTATCGCTCATTGGGATGATGGCGCAGCAGAATTATAATGTGGCGTATGATATTGATGGGAGGAAGCTGAGTTTCGAAAGGATTGATTGTGCACTTCTTGATGATTAA
- the LOC123195321 gene encoding AFG1-like ATPase, which yields MRRIVGSVRYFRSALRCRNRLLRRSQCLIENDHTPPFHGSGYRVISANVGKINGIVRPNMFIVSRALSTETALEKAVSEVYTAGPLVEYERRIAAGDLVDGDTCQVGTLRELQRLYDELVESADACKLDRYASSEKSGRSRWLWSRLMPQSSYSPVTGLYLYGGVGTGKTMLMDLFYDQLPGNWRKKRIHFHDFMLNVHSRLQKHKGVSDPLEVVAGEISDEAILLCLDEFMVTDVADALILNRLFGHLFNNGVILVATSNRAPDNLYENGLQRDLFLPFVATLKERCVVHEIGSSVDYRKLTSAEQGFYFIGKNLSDLLKQKFKELIGEHEARPQVVEVVMGRTLQVPLGANGCAYFEFDELCDRPLGAADYFGLFKDFHTLALDGVPIFGLHNRTAAYRFVTLVDVMYENKARLMCTAEGSPIQIFSKVVTIADAQHIAPRTASRSRKTDVSDLCVDNELGFAKDRTISRLTEMNSREYLEHHAAMLAEKHNLSHQVGSADSMQALIKRVPHV from the exons ATGAGGAGAATTGTGGGATCTGTTCGCTACTTTCGATCAGCTCTACGTTGTCGAAATCGTCTTTTGAGGAGATCCCAGTGCTTGATTGAGAATGATCATACCCCCCCTTTCCATGGTTCTGGGTACAGAGTTATTAGTGCTAATGTGGGAAAAATCAATGGAATTGTACGGCCAAACATGTTCATCGTTTCAAGAGCTTTGTCTACAGAAACCGCTCTTGAAAAAGCTGTTTcag AGGTGTATACAGCAGGGCCTCTTGTGGAGTATGAACGAAGAATTGCAGCAGGTGACCTTGTTGATGGTGATACTTGTCAG GTAGGAACCTTAAGAGAACTTCAGAGACTGTATGATGAGCTTGTTGAATCAGCTGATGCCTGCAAGTTAGATCGCTATGCATCTTCTGAGAAGTCTGGAAG GAGTCGGTGGCTGTGGAGTCGTTTAATGCCACAATCTTCATACTCACCTGTCACAGGATTATATCTTTATGGAGGAGTTGGCACTGGGAAGACAATGTTGATGGACTTGTTCTATGATCAATT gCCTGGCAATTGGAGGAAGAAGAGGATTCATTTTCATGACTTCATGTTAAATGTCCATAGCCGCTTGCAA AAACACAAGGGTGTGTCAGATCCACTTGAAGTTGTTGCAGGAGAGATATCAGATGAGGCGATTTTATTATGTCTAGACGAGTTTATG GTAACTGACGTTGCTGATGCATTGATACTGAATCGTCTTTTTGGACATCTATTCAACAATGGTGTT ATACTGGTTGCCACTTCAAACCGTGCTCCAGACAATCTCTATGAAAATGGATTGCAGAGAGATCTGTTTTTACCCTTTGTTGCCACCTTGAAG GAAAGATGTGTTGTCCATGAAATCGGCTCATCAGTAGATTATAGGAAACTGACTTCG GCTGAGCAAGGTTTCTACTTCATCGGCAAAAATTTATCAGACCttcttaagcaaaaatttaAGGAATTGATTGGTGAACATGAAGCTAGACCACAAGTGGTTGAGGTTGTAATGGGAAGGACATTACAG GTGCCATTGGGTGCTAATGGATGCgcatattttgaatttgatgaacTCTGCGATAGACCCCTTGGAGCTGCTGACTACTTTGGATTGTTCA AAGATTTTCATACTCTAGCTTTGGACGGTGTCCCAATATTTGGACTCCACAATAGGACGGCAGCATACCGGTTTGTCACTTTAGTTGAT GTAATGTATGAGAACAAGGCCCGATTGATGTGTACAGCGGAGGGTAGTCCTATTCAAATTTTCAGTAAGGTAGTGACAATTGCTGACGCCCAGCACATCGCACCTAGAACTGCCTCAAGATCTAGGAAAACCGATGTGTCTGATCTGTGCGTCGACAATGAACTGGGATTTGCAAAAGATCGCACCATTAGCAG ATTAACAGAGATGAATAGCCGAGAATACTTGGAGCATCATGCTGCCATGTTGGCCGAGAAGCATAATCTCTCACATCAAGTTGGCAGTGCAGACTCCATGCAAGCATTGATCAAAAGGGTCCCACATGTTTAA